A single window of Nicotiana tomentosiformis chromosome 1, ASM39032v3, whole genome shotgun sequence DNA harbors:
- the LOC138906851 gene encoding uncharacterized protein → MVDTRATHNFVTEAAAKRLELKLAPTNSRVKTMNVEVQNARRVANGVGVKLGTWKGMTNFTVTAMDIFDIILGQEFFRHCHTLIDPYLQHLLVIEREGACMVPTVTMPHGQSQAQLSAMQVVKGIKKLESTFVATIASLKEDKSFQETLSPCIEKLLEENKNVMPEELHKHLSSRREVDHKIKLESGAKLPAFAPYRIAPPELDVLRKQLKELLDAGHIRSSKAHFVAPVLF, encoded by the coding sequence ATGGTGGATACTAGAGCAACTCATAATTTCGTGACTGAAGCTGCCGCAAAGAGACTAGAATTGAAGCTTGCTCCAACCAACTCTCGCGTTAAGACTATGAATGTCGAGGTACAGAATGCTCGTAGGGTAGCTAATGGAGTTGGTGTCAAATTGGGAACTTGGAAAGGTATGACAAACTTTACCGTAACCGCTATGGATATCTTTGACATCATATTAGGGCAAGAGTTCTTTAGACATTGTCATACTCTGATCGACCCCTACCTCCAACATCTCTTGGTTATAGAGCGAGAAGGAGCTTGCATGGTACCTACAGTGACTATGCCACACGGACAAAGCCAAGCACAACTCTCAGCTATGCAGGTTGTCAAGGGGATCAAGAAGTTAGAGTCGACGTTCGTGGCAACCATCGCAAGTCTGAAGGAAGACAAGAGTTTTCAAGAGACACTGTCGCCTTGCATAGAGAAGTTGCTTGAGGAAAACAAAAATGTCATGCCCGAGGAGTTGCATAAGCACTTGTCGTCCAGGCGAGAGGTGGATCACAAAATTAAGTTGGAGTCAGGGGCTAAGCTACCCGCATTTGCCCCATATCGTATTGCACCGCCCGAGCTAGATGTGCTCAGAAAACAATTGAAAGAGCTGCTAGATGCTGGTCATATTCGATCATCAAAGGCACATTTCGTCGCACCAGTATTGttctag
- the LOC138906852 gene encoding uncharacterized protein, translated as MAKGWDEQLDTAKSYLDKAAKKMKKFADHKRRPTYYRVGDMVMVKFNPRQFKALRGIHQNLIRKFRPFKIVSKVGKILYKLDMPSYLKIYHVFHASMLKPYHEDRDDLSSSQYSRAPITITASHDREIEAIIDYQARRKQGQKATTMFLVHWKGQSPEEAT; from the coding sequence ATGGCCAAAGGATGGGATGAGCAGCTTGACACTGCTAAGTCCTACTTGGACAAAGCagctaagaagatgaagaagtttgCAGACCATAAGCGACGTCCCACATACTATAGAGTTGGGGACATGGTAATGGTGAAGTTTAATCCAAGACAGTTCAAGGCATTACGGGGCATACATCAGAATCTGATTCGCAAGTTCAGGCCATTTAAGATCGTCTCCAAGGTAGGCAAGATCTTATACAAGCTTGACATGCCATCGTATCTTAAGATCTATCATGTCTTCCATGCCAGTATGCTTAAGCCATATCATGAAGACAGGGATGATCTGAGTAGTAGCCAATATAGTCGAGCGCCTATTACTATCACCGCCTCACATGACCGGGAGATTGAGGCTATTATTGATTACCAGGCCAGGCGAAAACAAGGGCAGAAAGCCACCACAATGTTCCTCGTCCATTGGAAGGGGCAATCTCCGGAGGAGGCCACGTGA
- the LOC104087258 gene encoding kinesin-like protein KIN-12D: MLRDFKFLRRNSGKSAHTEEIENVSVDPRDSMGPQTTSTDPTRPPLNTIQEATRNLKGGVDQQMGVRVTKIDKTPTKPKASRYSDITKTPEKPVSLPKGRYGWTSRADSSSSTVEVGDEGKMDATTCGGQSRAGAVNATPRSMRTIGRANSGYSESHSNQTTPSKSVTKPPTPSFSLAGGSRPSASGGARMANYAALYRGIPSSGNLSTVVDTVEVPHFDLKENPSFWMEHNVQVLIRMRPLNNMERSTNGYNRCLKQESAQCITWIGQPETRFTFDHVACETINQETLFKMVGLPMVENCLSGYNSSIFAYGQTGSGKTHTMLGEIEELEIRPSPNRGMTPRIFEFLFARIRAEEESRRDERLQYSCKCSFLEIYNEQITDLLDPSSTNLMLREDSTKGVYVENLSEFEVQTVGDILRLLTQGSLNRKVASTNMNRESSRSHSVFTCIIESRWEKNSTDNFRFARLNLVDLAGSERQKTSGAEGERLKEAASINRSLSVLGHVIMVLVDVANGRPRHVPYRDSRLTFLLQDSLGGNSKTMIIANVSPSICCAAETLNTLKFAQRAKLIQNNAVVNEDSSADVTALKHQIRLLEEELSSLKRQNVSRTLSFGQTTISGDCRMEDDSSYAEKELETDQHRSLITKEAKGIVRLSSKQLKSLETTLAGALRREQMAETSIKQLEAEIEQLNRLVRQREEDNRCNKMMVKFREEKIQRMESLANGLIPADSYLLEENSALTEEIQLLQAKVDRNPEVTRFACENIRLLEQLRRFQDFYEEGEREILLAEISNLRDQLHINIDGSLKQHSHLDMNIPSQDSTHVCDEQTGLHSELKKTLYELEECRTNLNCFLEKNEKLSREIDELRGSLISISSADNDHNGGNEVRKESIPEALALDGKSTTADQKEKEDTRKEDMMKKIEEIMDLQLELDILKVIAQEERLHRNELEQSAQSMMQDLESSKEQLLLVTKKCEDVQAELREAKSIIEALESQHVLAITEVEDLRNSNSHYAELLQKQELEISSLKEQMIRQELRDLSSSKLLESDDSPLQAKLKKMHDSLEKAKMLNRRYQNDCEFQVSNEEAMDEISRQAEAETAEVIVCLQEELLLLQQEVRNSSLKEMESTKRLTELETEVKSLEAKLSLMTEENRKLGEIVHDKEKELIDTSEEWAQVNSEIEAIVSGGHEALKDACEQLDFISSTFPDKRSRISEQFGRMTKCIFEKELCIEELNQSLENALNKRNDMESMLRSLRGAALVMTEAHQLDCSEKDAEILSLTSQLGSKARVISELENKIKHGEDQLIKASVSATVAFVVVNWLSEQNSNYIDALSQKDMQLKESLEISRQKDAILCDQASVVAAAENQNESLEEQRQKLEESGMLKTIEKLTELQAGVSTVRSHLSECLERSGSPGKDISNDTDASFSSDYKFETRTGTEKRQHDQHLESCILEDRTAENPDHSFGKSNNMLKSASNWKTFQMNCKDKKARDDTIILLRKEMESALQCLKGVQAEMARLCTEKEALWSYEQKSRESIGDFVTAVTSLQTYMDKFEHEFEYKVELVDVKLQKIEGAVQESCSSWYEQKKILEAELCDAKAVAAQKTTEAFCILAKFEEVQDIMKEADIMINELMIANESLKLDIKELKKKEISLTDQRDILVNENQSLQSANDLKDMHSQRLEHEFESDLAMMQRLVLELEDIVSQAETTSTDELKSATSDLLIIKSQLHESTKCMRSWLEEIWSDIIVKDCALSVLHLCHMGILLEAAAGLNAENGLLHHGLSESSSLISKLKEQNIKALKELEMCRTLKGKLLADIKSNFDRIVRKESDAGEFTSKLGSFEKKILDLQFQEESMLAKSEQMGSELVELMKEIDFSNKSVLASVIDQERVLKDKEEALKSLEDSLTMEFLAKDFESLILSSELEESTILISELERKTKYFCEVAESLKREIIFGNLDVALTASILLDKEADVSILQQEVAEAGMKQQNMLAELTEMDSMIAKVHSRNNALEQDTCSLMEVSCLNETLKRELGELVEAKTVLTAQVQELSSENEKLLEELQTKDSALESSSSRIFFLDQQSQMLQNESCLLEAASCRLQNDMEMKDAEIRKMNCLEKEIEALQHEITELKGERCLLFQELKVKKADIESRDLKPQIERINALDAENASLRNQLISREKGTYDTSDMVLKVNSIGSKAFYAFQNKSAELDIMLQDIHEEVERGSKFLQEFESLKNFAEEILLQSASLQNELVRKDGIIKGMLFDLSLLQESASNHKDQKDEIDDLVASISTLETELDEAVCQGQALEVQLQEKISKIALLESDISQKCKDIELLSSENSELAASAKDTMEAKCSMEEELLEKREVCENLEIELTKFGDIVSEMNNSIECLKRNLNDVTSERDDLHGEIVRLKRELDMAQTLAEESEAIAVEAKEMAEMAKLQAEEKEDEVTLLERSVEELECTVNVLENEVEFVRGEAERQRLQREELELELHAIKQQMNNVKGSDVDMKRHLEEKQKNLQEASQRIQLLEGEIISRDAEIAHFKAHISELNLHAEAQACEYKEKFKALEAMVEKVKMDPHATQAPTLSSSKLEKNASKPRGSGSPFKCIGIGLVHQLMSERDEDHSAERHRIQELEALAASRQKEIFMLNSKLAAAESMTHDVIRDLLGLKLDMNNYATLLDNQQVQMLTEKARLRNADAQFKEQEVLKLKQQLNEFIEERKGWIEEIERKQAEMVAAQIALEKLRQRDHLLTTENEMIKMENVNHKKRVRELEADIKKLSGQQNLQQRIHHHAKIKEENNLLKNQNDDLIVKLRKTETILSRIREELAHFRQTNGRSPYINFDKEQILENKLKEKEEERLELAQKLLGLCATVLKAAGITRPTSEMGISAAEEALEQLKNKLNSLERELQDAKFKNKMTNERIRLSELMPQSSPLRIDENGQTSNRGSSPLTVFDR, encoded by the exons ATGTTGAGGGACTTCAAATTCTTGCGCCGGAACAGTGGCAAGAGTGCCCACACCGAGGAAATTGAGAATGTATCAGTGGATCCGAGGGATTCAATGGGTCCTCAAACCACCAGTACAGACCCAACAAGGCCACCTTTAAACACAATTCAAGAAGCCACCCGGAATTTGAAAGGCGGAGTAGATCAACAAATGGGTGTTAGGGTTACTAAAATTGATAAGACCCCAACTAAACCTAAGGCTAGTAGGTATTCTGATATCACTAAAACCCCAGAAAAGCCTGTAAGTTTACCAAAAGGTCGATATGGGTGGACATCGAGAGCTGATTCCAGCTCGAGTACTGTGGAAGTAGGGGATGAAGGAAAAATGGATGCAACTACTTGTGGTGGTCAATCGAGGGCTGGAGCAGTCAATGCTACTCCTCGGTCCATGAGGACGATAGGAAGGGCAAATTCTGGCTATTCAGAGAGTCATTCTAATCAAACCACACCATCTAAAAGTGTAACTAAGCCTCCAACTCCTTCATTTTCTTTAGCTGGTGGTTCTAGGCCTTCAGCGAGTGGAGGTGCCCGGATGGCCAATTATGCAGCATTGTATAGGGGAATACCGAGCAGTGGTAATTTGTCGACTGTTGTTGATACAGTTGAAGTTCCTCATTTTGACCTCAAGGAAAATCCATCATTCTGGATGGAGCACAATGTACAG GTTTTGATACGAATGCGTCCTCTCAATAACATGGAGAGAAGTACTAATGGGTACAATAGGTGCTTGAAGCAGGAAAGTGCACAATGCATCACCTGGATTGGGCAACCTGAAACTCGGTTTACATTTGATCACGTGGCATGTGAAACAATCAACCAG GAAACACTTTTCAAAATGGTTGGTTTGCCAATGGTGGAGAACTGTTTATCTGGATATAATAGCTCCATCTTTGCATATGGACAG ACTGGTAGTGGGAAGACACATACAATGCTTGGTGAGATTGAAGAACTGGAAATCAGGCCGAGCCCCAACCGAGGAATGACACCGCGTATATTTGAATTCTTGTTTGCAAGGATCAGAGCA GAAGAGGAAAGTCGAAGGGATGAGAGACTACAATACAGCTGCAAATGTTCTTTTTTAGAGATTTATAATGAACAAATCACCGATCTCCTTGATCCTTCATCCACAAatttaatg TTGCGAGAGGATAGCACAAAAGGTGTGTATGTTGAAAATCTGTCCGAATTTGAAGTCCAAACTGTGGGTGACATTCTTAGGCTCTTGACTCAG GGTTCTTTAAACAGGAAAGTAGCGTCAACAAACATGAACAGAGAAAGCAGTCGCTCCCACAGTGTCTTTACCTGTATAATTGAGAGTAGGTGGGAAAAGAACTCTACTGATAACTTCCGTTTTGCAAGGCTCAATCTTGTTGACCTTGCCGGTTCAGAAAG ACAAAAGACGTCTGGTGCTGAGGGTGAACGTTTGAAGGAAGCTGCAAGCATCAATAGATCTTTATCAGTTCTAGG TCATGTAATAATGGTTCTGGTGGACGTGGCCAATGGGAGGCCAAGACATGTTCCTTATAGGGATTCGAGGTTGACATTTCTGCTTCAG GATTCACTGGGTGGAAACTCAAAAACGATGATTATAGCCAATGTCAGCCCTTCTATCTG TTGTGCAGCTGAAACACTGAATACATTGAAGTTTGCTCAGCGAGCAAAACTTATTCAGAACAAT GCTGTCGTCAATGAAGATTCTTCAGCAGATGTCACTGCTCTtaaacatcaaataagacttcTAGAG GAGGAGCTTTCTTCTTTGAAACGTCAGAATGTATCTAGAACTTTGTCATTTGGTCAAACAACTATTTCAGGAGACTGTAGAATGGAAGATGACAGCAGTTATGCTGAGAAGGAACTTGAGACAGATCAGCATCGTAGCTTGATTACAAAGGAGGCCAAAGGCATTGTAAGGTTGTCCTCCAAACAG TTGAAATCACTAGAGACCACTCTAGCCGGTGCTTTAAGGAGAGAGCAGATGGCCGAAACTTCTATCAAACAACTTGAAGCTGAAATCGAGCAGCTTAACCGTCTG GTTCGTCAAAGGGAGGAAGATAATAGGTGCAATAAGATGATGGTAAAGTTCAGAGAAGAGAAAATTCAAAGGATGGAGTCACTTGCCAATGGACTAATACCAGCAGATAGTTATTTATTGGAGGAAAACAGTGCACTTACTGAAGAAATTCAGTTGCTTCAAGCTAAGGTTGATAGAAATCCAGAAGTTACTCGATTCGCATGTGAAAACATTAGGCTTTTGGAACAACTGCGGAG ATTTCAAGATTTTTATGAAGAAGGAGAGAGAGAAATTCTGTTAGCTGAAATTTCTAACTTGCGGGATCAG CTACATATCAATATTGATGGGAGCTTGAAGCAGCACAGCCATTTGGACATGAATATTCCATCTCAG GATTCTACACATGTTTGCGATGAGCAAACTGGACTTCATTCAGAG TTAAAAAAGACTTTGTACGAGTTGGAGGAATGCCGGACTAACTTAAACTGTTTTTTGGAGAAAAATGAAAAACTCAGCAG GGAAATAGATGAATTACGAGGTTCATTAATTAGTATCAGTTCTGCTGACAACGATCACAATGGTGGGAATGAAGTCAGAAAG GAGTCAATACCAGAAGCTCTGGCTCTTGATGGCAAATCAACAACTGCTGATCAGAAAGAGAAGGAAGATACGAGGAAAGAGGATATGATGAAGAAAATTGAGGAGATTATGGATTTGCAACTTGAGTTGGACATTCTGAAAGTTATAGCTCAAGAAGAAAGGTTGCATCGCAATGAATTGGAGCAAAGTGCTCAATCCATGATGCAAGACCTAGAGTCATCAAAAGAACAGCTTCTGTTAGTGACCAAGAAATGTGAAGATGTTCAGGCAGAACTCAGGGAAGCAAAATCCATTATTGAGGCTCTTGAATCTCAACATGTCTTAGCAATCACTGAGGTAGAAGATCTAAGAAACAGTAACAGCCATTATGCTGAATTACTGCAGAAACAGGAGCTTGAAATCTCTTCCTTGAAGGAGCAAATGATTCGTCAAGAATTGAGAGATCTCTCATCTTCGAAGCTCTTGGAAAGTGATGATTCTCCTTTACAAGCAAAGCTTAAAAAGATGCATGATTCCCTTGAGAAGGCCAAAATGTTGAATCGGCGGTACCAAAATGACTGTGAATTTCAAGTCTCAAATGAGGAAGCGATGGATGAAATAAGTAGGCAGGCTGAGGCAGAAACTGCTGAAGTGATTGTATGCTTGCAGGAAGAACTCCTTCTTCTGCAGCAGGAAGTCAGAAATAGTAGCTTGAAAGAGATGGAGAGCACAAAGAGGTTAACTGAGCTGGAAACAGAGGTTAAAAGTTTGGAGGCAAAATTGTCTTTGATGACAGAAGAAAATCGAAAACTTGGTGAAATTGTACATGACAAAGAAAAAGAGTTAATAGATACGTCTGAAGAATGGGCACAGGTAAACAGCGAGATTGAAGCTATTGTAAGTGGGGGGCATGAGGCTCTCAAAGATGCCTGTGAGCAACTGGATTTTATTTCCAGTACATTTCCAGATAAGAGAAGTAGGATATCTGAACAATTTGGCAGAATGACAAAATGCATTTTTGAAAAGGAGTTATGTATTGAAGAGCTCAATCAGAGTCTGGAGAATGCTCTCAACAAAAGAAATGATATGGAATCCATGTTGAGATCTCTTAGAGGGGCAGCTTTAGTTATGACGGAGGCGCACCAGCTAGATTGCAGTGAAAAGGATGCTGAGATACTTTCTTTGACATCCCAGTTAGGCTCAAAGGCACGTGTCATCTCAGAACTTGAGAACAAGATTAAGCATGGGGAGGATCAACTCATAAAGGCGTCGGTCAGTGCAACTGTTGCTTTTGTGGTGGTTAACTGGTTGTCTGAACAGAATTCCAACTATATTGATGCTTTAAGCCAGAAGGACATGCAGCTTAAGGAATCTCTAGAAATAAGCAGACAGAAGGATGCTATTCTCTGTGATCAGGCCTCAGTAGTCGCTGCTGCAGAGAATCAAAATGAGTCTCTTGAGGAGCAAAGACAAAAGCTTGAAGAAAGTGGTATGTTGAAAACGATTGAGAAACTTACAGAGCTGCAAGCAGGTGTTTCAACAGTACGTTCGCACCTGAGTGAGTGCTTGGAAAGAAGTGGAAGTCCTGGAAAAGATATTAGCAATGACACTGATGCTTCTTTTTCTTCTGATTACAAGTTTGAAACACGG ACAGGTACTGAGAAAAGACAACACGACCAGCACCTAGAGTCATGCATTCTTGAAGATAGGACAGCTGAAAATCCAGACCATTCCTTCGGCAAAAGTAATAACATGCTTAAATCAGCCAGCAATTGGAAAACTTTTCAAATGAATTGTAAGGATAAGAAGGCCAGAGATGATACAATTATTCTACTAAGGAAAGAAATGGAATCTGCTCTCCAATGCTTAAAAGGAGTGCAAGCTGAGATGGCCAGATTATGTACTGAGAAAGAAGCACTGTGGTCATATGAGCAAAAGAGTAGAGAGAGTATTGGAGATTTTGTGACTGCTGTAACTTCTCTACAGACCTATATGGATAAGTTTGAACATGAATTTGAATATAAAGTGGAGTTAGTAGATGTTAAATTACAGAAAATAGAAGGTGCTGTGCAAGAGTCCTGCAGCTCCTGGTATGAGCAAAAAAAG ATACTTGAAGCTGAACTTTGTGATGCTAAGGCAGTGGCGGCCCAGAAAACTACTGAAGCTTTCTGCATTCTAGCTAAATTTGAAGAGGTCCAAGACATCATGAAAGAAGCAGACATCATGATAAATGAACTAATGATAGCAAATGAATCCTTAAAGCTTGACATTAAAGAGCTTAAGAAGAAGGAGATCAGCTTAACTGACCAGAGAGACATCCTTGTTAATGAAAATCAAAGCTTGCAGTCGGCTAATGATCTAAAGGACATGCATTCCCAAAGACTGGAGCATGAGTTTGAGTCAGATCTAGCAATGATGCAGAGGCTGGTATTGGAATTGGAGGATATAGTTTCGCAAGCCGAGACCACTTCCACGGATGAGCTCAAGTCTGCAACTTCTGATCTCCTTATCATAAAGTCTCAACTTCATGAATCAACTAAGTGCATGAGGTCATGGCTTGAGGAGATCTGGTCAGATATTATCGTCAAGGACTGCGCTCTGTCTGTCTTGCATCTTTGTCACATGGGCATTCTCTTAGAAGCTGCTGCTGGATTGAATGCAGAAAATGGGCTACTCCATCATGGGCTAAGTGAATCTAGCTCATTAATATCGAAGTTGAAGGAGCAGAACATCAAAGCACTGAAAGAGCTTGAAATGTGCAGAACACTGAAGGGGAAATTATTGGCTGACATTAAAAGCAATTTTGATCGCATAGTAAGAAAAGAGTCTGATGCAggggaattcacctccaaacttgGATCCTTCGAGAAAAAAATATTAGATCTGCAGTTCCAGGAAGAGTCAATGTTAGCAAAGTCCGAGCAAATGGGATCCGAGCTTGTTGAGTTAATGAAAGAGATAGATTTCAGCAACAAATCTGTCTTGGCATCTGTTATAGATCAAGAAAGGGTGCTGAAGGACAAAGAGGAAGCCTTGAAATCTCTGGAAGATAGTTTGACAATGGAATTTCTTGCAAAAGACTTTGAGTCATTAATTTTGTCATCCGAGTTAGAAGAGAGCACCATATTAATATCTGAGTTGGAGAGAAAAACTAAGTATTTTTGTGAAGTTGCCGAAAGTTTGAAGAGAGAAATCATTTTTGGCAACCTAGATGTTGCATTAACTGCATCCATCCTACTTGACAAGGAGGCTGATGTTTCTATCCTACAGCAAGAAGTTGCAGAAGCAGGAATGAAGCAGCAGAATATGTTGGCTGAGCTTACTGAAATGGATTCAATGATTGCCAAAGTTCACTCTAGAAATAACGCTCTTGAACAAGATACTTGCTCACTGATGGAAGTTTCTTGTTTGAATGAGACATTGAAACGTGAACTTGGTGAATTGGTGGAAGCAAAGACTGTTCTGACAGCCCAGGTCCAGGAACTTAGCTCTGAAAATGAGAAGTTGCTTGAAGAATTACAAACTAAGGACTCAgcccttgaaagttcttcaagcCGCATCTTCTTCCTTGACCAACAAAGCCAGATGTTGCAGAATGAAAGCTGCTTGCTGGAAGCTGCATCATGTAGACTCCAGAATGATATGGAAATGAAAGATGCAGAAATTAGGAAGATGAATTGTCTTGAAAAGGAGATTGAAGCACTGCAGCATGAAATAACAGAGTTAAAAGGAGAACGCTGCCTACTCTTCCAGGAGTTGAAGGTCAAGAAAGCAGATATAGAATCTCGTGATCTGAAACCACAGATTGAAAGAATCAATGCTTTGGATGCAGAGAATGCTTCCTTGAGAAACCAACTCATATCTCGTGAGAAGGGTACATATGACACTTCCGATATGGTGCTCAAAGTAAACAGCATTGGGAGTAAAGCATTTTATGCTTTTCAAAATAAAAGTGCTGAATTAGATATCATGTTACAGGATATACATGAAGAAGTTGAGAGAGGATCCAAATTTTTGCAAGAGTTTGAATCATTGAAGAATTTCGCTGAAGAGATTTTATTACAAAGCGCTTCCCTGCAAAATGAGTTGGTTCGGAAGGATGGCATCATCAAAGGAATGCTATTTGACCTTAGTTTGTTACAAGAATCGGCATCTAACCACAAGGATCAAAAGGATGAAATTGATGATTTAGTGGCTTCTATTAGTACTTTGGAAACTGAGCTTGATGAAGCTGTTTGTCAAGGTCAAGCGCTTGAAGTTCAGTTGCAGGAAAAAATAAGTAAGATAGCTCTTTTGGAGTCGGATATCTCGCAAAAGTGCAAAGACATAGAATTGCTTTCAAGCGAAAACTCGGAGCTGGCTGCCAGTGCCAAGGACACCATGGAAGCAAAATGTTCCATGGAGGAGGAATTGTTAGAGAAAAGGGAAGTTTGTGAGAACTTAGAAATAGAACTCACCAAATTTGGTGATATTGTTAGTGAAATGAACAATTCAATCGAATGCTTGAAGAGAAATCTGAATGACGTTACTAGTGAGAGGGATGACCTCCATGGAGAAATTGTCAGATTGAAAAGGGAGCTAGATATGGCACAAACGCTTGCAGAGGAAAGTGAAGCAATTGCCGTAGAAGCAAAAGAG ATGGCAGAGATGGCAAAACTCCAAGCTGAAGAGAAAGAAGATGAGGTTACATTGTTAGAGAGGTCTGTTGAGGAACTAGAGTGCACGGTGAATGTACTAGAAAATGAG GTTGAATTTGTCAGAGGAGAGGCTGAGCGGCAGCGTTTACAGAGGGAGGAGCTTGAACTGGAACTTCATGCTATCAAGCAACAAATGAACAATGTAAAAGGCAGTGATGTTGATATGAAAAG GCATCTAGAGGAGAAACAAAAAAATCTTCAAGAAGCCAGTCAGCGCATACAACTTCTTGAGGGAGAAATCATCTCAAGAGATGCTGAA ATAGCCCACTTCAAGGCTCATATATCAGAACTAAATTTGCATGCTGAGGCACAGGCTTGCGAGTATAAGGAAAAG TTCAAGGCATTGGAAGCAATGGTAGAAAAAGTCAAGATGGATCCCCATGCCACCCAAGCTCCAACTTTATCATCAAGCAAATTGGAGAAAAATGCTTCAAAGCCTAGGGGTTCCGGTTCCCCTTTTAAATGCATCGGAATAGGCCTGGTTCACCAGTTAATGTCTGAGAGGGATGAGGATCATAGTGCAGAAAGACATCGTATCCAAGAACTTGAGGCTCTAGCTGCAAGTAGACAAAAAGAG ATATTCATGCTGAACTCAAAATTAGCTGCTGCCGAAAGCATGACCCATGACGTAATACGTGATCTATTGGGTTTGAAATTGGACATGAATAACTACGCG ACTCTGCTGGATAATCAGCAAGTGCAAATGTTGACGGAGAAGGCTCGACTCCGTAATGCTGATGCTCAGTTCAAG GAGCAAGAGGTTCTTAAGCTGAAGCAACAGCTGAATGAGTTCATAGAGGAGAGGAAAGG ATGGATTGAGGAAATTGAGAGAAAACAAGCAGAGATGGTGGCTGCACAGATTGCACTAGAAAAATTGCGCCAACGAGATCACTTGCTTACAACTGAAAATGAAATGATAAAG ATGGAGAATGTAAATCATAAGAAGAGGGTCAGGGAACTTGAAGCAGATATAAAGAAGTTGTCCGGTCAGCAAAACCTTCAACAACGCATCCATCATCATGCTAAAATAAAG GAAGAGAACAATTTACTGAAAAATCAGAATGATGACCTTATTGTTAAGTTGCGGAAAACTGAAACAATTCTTTCAAGAATCAGGGAAGAGCTGGCTCACTTCCGTCAAACTAATGGAAGAAGCCCCTACATTAATTTTGATAAGGAGCAAATACTGGAGAACAAGTTGAAG GAAAAGGAAGAGGAAAGGCTGGAATTAGCGCAGAAGTTACTTGGCCTATGCGCTACTGTGCTGAAG GCTGCTGGAATAACAAGACCAACATCCGAGATGGGGATCTCAGCAGCTGAAGAAGCACTTGAGCAGCTCAAGAACAAATTGAATTCATTGGAAAGAGAACTACAAGATGCCAAATTTAAG AATAAAATGACTAATGAACGAATCCGATTGTCTGAGCTCATGCCACAATCTTCCCCTCTAAGAATAGATGAAAATGGACAGACTTCAAACAGAGGATCTTCCCCTCTAACAGTCTTCGATCGGTGA